The nucleotide window ttggtgtttatttttccagcagACATGATGCATCATTTTCATAATGAATCTTGAGGCTTCCCATTTGCTCTTGTCAGCCAAGTTGCCATCTGATGCAtccttttaatattttgtggtTGGCAAGTAAACTTCAGTACACCCCAGTATTGTTCAGTTGGATTTATTCATCATATcacataacaaaaatatatgtCTAGATGTCATCATTATTACCAacgcttgtttgtgtgtgtttgcccacaGAAAAAGGGACGTGATGCAGAATGTGATGCGCATCCTTGAGTCGGTGCAGCTGAAATGGGAGCACTTCCAGACGTGGACCGAGTTCTCGCGGCTGCACCTCTCCAACAAACTGGCCATCTTTGGTGTGGGCTACAACACGCGCTGGCGCGAGGACGTGCGCTACCACTACGCAGAGATTAGCTCCCAGGTGCCACTGGGCAAGCGGCTTCGTGAATACTTCAATCCGGAGAAGCCAGAGGGCCGCATTATCATGACCAAAGTTCAGAAGATGAACTGGAAGAATGTCTACTACAAATTCCTGGACATCACCATCAGCGAAGCGCGCTGCCTGGAGCTGCACATGGAGGTGGACTGGATCCCTGTTACCCAGTCCAGGGTGGCTGGCTGCAGTAAAGGCACATCGCACTACCTCCTCCCCGGGGACATCCCCAAGGCATACGGACTCTACGCTATCGGCTACGAGGTGGTGCCACCCCCTAACGACACTGCACAGACGTCGTCCCAGGGTGATAGTCAAGACCACAGTATACCTCATGGTGGGTTGGAGTCGGAGAGCACGGGGCAGAGCCATGCCGACGGAGAAGGAGCAGGGAAGGGTGACAGGACTGGGGCTAAAGTCACTTACTGCTATCTGGGCATAGCCGAGGATAGGACCCTACAGCAGTGCCTGTTCCAGCACTTTCAGGGTTCTGGCAAGCACTACGTCTATGGGGAACCCTCCGCTGTCACACGTTTCCTTCAGGAGAACTGTCGCGGTGGCACCGGAGGTCAGGACGGGGAAGGAGGCGAAGGCTCGTCTCAACATTTTGCCATTTACATTAAGTTCATCGAGGTGGAGCTGGACTTCCTCTCAGCAGGTTCCCTGGTGGAGTGCCTAGAAATTGCTGTTGGCTATACCTTAAAATATAACATCAAAGAGACAATGTAACTACCATTCAGTATTTTGGATTTGCCTTGACTAAAAGATATAGTGAACAAGTGTTATAGCCAGCAGGGGGGCATGAAGGGTGGCCAGTTCTGTTAAATAGCATGGATGTGTGCAAGAATTCGTCAAATCATTTTTGCAGCCTTTTGAACACTATTGACCCAATTTTGTTACCCAACCACTAGACCTACATCAAGGCAAAGTGATTAAAGATTAACAATGCAGCAAATGCATTGTATGCAAATATGGGAACACTGGTTTAAGTATTACACAGTATTACAGAAACGACATCCAAGAAATATGTACTCATTATTTTTGGCTAATATATGCACTAGAGGTTGAGCTGCACGTCTTGTGCGGACGAATATTGCCTCATCAGGGAGTGCGGGGTTGGCAAGGTGACTACTGCAGTATGCATCTGTCTACCTCAGTAGGATGTAGCAACCGAGGCAGGGAGGGGACCATAGCGTGTATTTGTTCTGAAACTGCCTTTTCTTTGAGGTCCGGATCTGTATTCACAAAGCTTCTATGAATTCTGGCTGATTTATGCCTTACGTTTTGTACATTGAAATGGAATTGCACCCATGGGGTTGTGGGTATCAGCAGGTGGACATCACAAATGCTGTACTCATAGGTTGCCAGGGCCAAAATACATCAGCTGCATCAGTCTTGCAGCGGTTGTGATAATCTGCTCGCGTACAGGTATAAGCAAGGCTTTAGAGTACTGATCTAGGCCTTGCAGCTGCAGAGGTAAACCTGTCCTAGGTCAGTATTCAAACAGGAGTCTTTATGAATATGGTTCCTGAGGTTATGTGCAATGTGCCAGGAAAGGACTATGTATGTGAAGATTATGAACCCATTGAATGAATCCATACTGAATCTGTCTATGTATATGAAATCTAccttatatatctatataatatatatttaagaGTATCGATGTTCTTGAGCATTCCAGCTTTTGCGAACTTACAACATTCATTTGTTTGggtatatatgaatataatattttatattattttattggtTGACACCATGTCTTGTATGTAATTGTTTTGAGGTCACAGTCTtgtatgtttacatgttttaagAAACAATAAATGGGGCACTCACCATCATTTGCCACTCACTGAACATGGTTTGTTGTATTTGTCTGAGCAGCAGGTTACAAGTGCGTGTTTGTTCAGTACCAAAAACTGCCAAAGTGCCCTTGACTACAGAATACAAATTCTAATATGTTAATGTTATCTTAAACTGTTTGGTGCCAAGGAACATCCAGGGACTGTAACATTTTAACAAAGTTACACAGTGACCTTGATTATTAATAAGTCACTGTAACTTTCAGCTCCTCAGGATataactgctgttgttgtgtgccAGCACTTAGAAGAAACATGTCATTCACCAAGGTGGCCAGAAGATGGCAGTAGATGGCTACTGCTGAAAACCCAACCACGGTCCTGAAGAAATGACTTTGTAATTTCTCCTCTTTGAGAAACAAAGTCTGCTGAGGCCTGCTTAGCGAGGCATCGATATTATCCATTTAATTCGCCAATCTCATAAACGGAAGTCATTTGCTGCACTCTGTGAATATCTTATCACCTAATGATGACTTGTGAGAAGTGAAAAAGTTTTTTGACCCTTACTGGCCTCAAAGTCAGGAGCTGAAAAAAGATGAGATGTTATTTCATTCTTATTCTAATTCTTTAATTCTTAATgcaatttctgctttattagttgttgtttttttttaatgtgggtGTTTGGATCTTTCATTAAGTTGTTTTTGAGAAAGAAGGGATAACAGATGGTCGTGATGACTAATAATTCAGAAGATTTTTGTAACTTCCttggtaacttcctccttcctcagaaAGTGTCCAACTGACTTCCATGGTGCCAAGGATGTTCCTTGGCACCATATTGTATATATTGGCACAAAcatctgtttgattttgtcaatGTAACCACCTCTGGAACTGTCAAGTAGAATAACATCCCTTAACTTATGTctgaccaaaagaaacaaaaaacgtctttttagtgtaaatgaagacatgatgaatgtgtttgaactAATTCACAAGTTGTTGGTTTAGTCCCTGGCACTAACAGGGACGCTGCTCACCATCCCTGTCAAAGCACGTATGAGGGAATGAGCAGGGGATCAAATTCCAGTAATCTTTCACAAAcatctgtttgattttgtcaatGTAACTACATCAAAAGGTGGCACTACTTTAATATTGATGTAGTGGGGCACTTAACTGTGTGTGACATTGATATTGAACACAAAAAGTAACActattttgcatatttcattGTACAACACTGTACATTGTACACTGGACAAtcttgtttccttttcttcatGGTGAATGTGTGATATTGTATATattgtgcacatacatgcaatACTGTATACCACACACAGAACATAACAGAGGGAATCTATCAAATGCAAATACTAAATACATAAGCCTTTTGTCGTTAAGATTTATAAGTCAAATGTTGGAGTGGAG belongs to Myripristis murdjan chromosome 14, fMyrMur1.1, whole genome shotgun sequence and includes:
- the msantd2 gene encoding myb/SANT-like DNA-binding domain-containing protein 2; translation: MAASSNTEHSPEISTPLKIPKTEVPSPESEDLSDSNQYHSNPSTPNRFSPLNVGSGTAGRTAASSSSNSFTACRGMSWTPSETNALIAVWGNERLTEARMQQLEVAGTVFSGKAPGPAMYERVSRALAELGYERTPSQCRERMKTLRRCYSRVKEHGIGKRKSSYSIEQLEKVFGQGGWDSQSCAPVLINSSGLYQEMESDSSTLEDFSQEDWCNQVLASAFQEGDMETEEIQVPKNRVLQIQAELSEQTQKRDVMQNVMRILESVQLKWEHFQTWTEFSRLHLSNKLAIFGVGYNTRWREDVRYHYAEISSQVPLGKRLREYFNPEKPEGRIIMTKVQKMNWKNVYYKFLDITISEARCLELHMEVDWIPVTQSRVAGCSKGTSHYLLPGDIPKAYGLYAIGYEVVPPPNDTAQTSSQGDSQDHSIPHGGLESESTGQSHADGEGAGKGDRTGAKVTYCYLGIAEDRTLQQCLFQHFQGSGKHYVYGEPSAVTRFLQENCRGGTGGQDGEGGEGSSQHFAIYIKFIEVELDFLSAGSLVECLEIAVGYTLKYNIKETM